The following coding sequences lie in one Zingiber officinale cultivar Zhangliang chromosome 2B, Zo_v1.1, whole genome shotgun sequence genomic window:
- the LOC122048283 gene encoding uncharacterized protein LOC122048283 — translation MGSATILTSLCNGGAASASAASRSGTKDPPQNLASGGESRLGMRSESAGSENHNSRSVSSSPDKDDHCYTTRGSAALVCEGENADERASAASLPRFFVSLSNKEKEEDFMVMKGCKLPQRPKKRSKFVQKCILLVSPGAWLSDLSQERYVVREKKGSRKRRRGLKAMSMESDSE, via the exons ATGGGCTCTGCAACGATCCTCACATCACTCTGCAATGGGGGTGCCGCAAGCGCCTCCGCCGCATCAAGGTCAGGGACAAAGGATCCGCCGCAAAATCTGGCGTCTGGAGGGGAATCGCGTCTCGGAAT GAGGTCAGAATCAGCCGGGAGCGAGAACCATAACTCCCGATCTGTCTCGTCGTCTCCGGATAAGGATGACCATTGCTACACGACCAGGGGATCAGCGGCGTTGGTATGCGAGGGCGAGAACGCCGACGAAAGAGCCTCGGCAGCCTCTCTACCTCGATTCTTCGTTTCACTGTCGaacaaggagaaggaggaggacttCATGGTGATGAAGGGGTGCAAGCTGCCGCAGCGACCCAAGAAGAGATCCAAATTCGTCCAAAAATGCATACTC TTGGTGAGTCCTGGAGCATGGCTGTCAGATCTCTCACAGGAGAGGTATGTAGTCAGGGAGAAGAAGGGATCAAGAAAG AGGAGAAGAGGATTAAAGGCCATGTCCATGGAGAGTGATTCAGAATGA
- the LOC122049119 gene encoding protein NEDD1-like yields the protein MGSFPSHGSDLADDIEESINCISFSNKSSRYLCSGGSGHIVRIWDLQRKRCIKRLSGHIDTITGVMYNCKDEHLASINEKGDLILHYLASGTRAELKDPNGQVLRVLDYSRFSRHLLSTAGDDGSVHIWDTTGRSPKVSWLKQHSAPTTGICFSPSSDKIIVTVGLDKKLYMFDSGTKRPSYCMPFEAPFSSLAYCDDGNLLAAGTNNGRVVFYDVRGKPQPFTVLRAYSSSEVRYLICQE from the exons ATGGGATCCTTTCCTTCTCACGGCAGCGACCTTGCTGATGACATTGAG gaatccATAAATTGTATCAGCTTTAGTAATAAAAGTTCTagatatctttgctctggaggaaGTGGGCATATTGTCAGAATATGGGACCTGCAGAGGAAAAGGTGCATCAAACGGTTGAGTGGTCATATTGACACAATTACAGGTGTAATGTACAACTGCAAAGATGAACATTTAGCATCCATCAACGAGAAGGGGGATCTCATACTTCATTATCTTGCTTCCGGAACACGGGCTGAACTCAAGGATCCAAATGGGCAG GTACTAAGAGTACTTGATTATTCTCGATTTAGTCGACATCTTTTGTCAACAGCTGGGGATGATGGATCTGTTCATATTTGGGATACAACTGGTCGCAGTCCAAAG GTTTCTTGGTTGAAACAGCATTCTGCCCCAACAACTGGTATTTGCTTCTCTCCATCAAGTGACAAG ATTATTGTTACAGTTGGTCTTGATAAAAAGTTGTATATGTTTGATTCTGGAACAAAAAGACCCTCATATTGCATGCCTTTTGAGGCACCCTTCTCATCGCTGGCATACTGTGATGATGGTAATCTATTGGCTGCTGGGACAAATAATGGACGTGTAGTATTCTATGATGTTCGAGGGAAACCTCAACCTTTCACAGTTCTTCGTGCATACAGTAGTTCAGAGGTAAGATATCTTATCTGCCAAGAATAG